From Coleofasciculus sp. FACHB-T130:
GATCCGGAAATATGGAACCTGGGGATTCCCGTCCTGGGAGTCTGTTACGGGATGCAGATAATGGTGCAGCAATTAGGTGGGGAAGTCACCAAAGCTGACCGGGGTGAGTATGGCAAGGCGTCGCTATTGATTGACGATCCCACAGATTTGCTCACCAATGTGGAAGATGGCACGACCATGTGGATGAGCCACGGGGACTCTGTAACCAAGATGCCATCGGGGTTTGAAGTGCTGGCACACACGATAAATACGCCAGCCGCAGCGATCGCTCATCACGAGAAAAAGCTCTACGGAGTTCAATTCCACCCCGAAGTCGTCCATTCAATTGGGGGAATTGCCTTAATCCGTAACTTTGTCTATCACATCTGCGACTGCGAACCGACTTGGACAACAGCGGCGTTTGTTGAGGAGTCGATTCGAGAGATTCGGGCAAAAGTCGGCGATAAGCGGGTGTTGCTAGCACTTTCTGGCGGCGTTGATTCTTCCACGCTTGCCTTTTTGCTGCACAAGGCAATTGGCGACCAACTGACGTGCGTATTTATCGACCAAGGCTTCATGCGTAAGTATGAACCAGAACGGTTGGTGAAGCTGTTCCACGAGCAATTTCACATTTCTGTCGAGTATGTGCAAGCACGCGATCGCTTCCTCAATCAAATTGAAGGAATTAGCGATCCTGAAGAAAAGCGTCGCCGCATCGGGCACGAATTTATCCGCGTATTTGAAGAAGAATCTCGACGCCTTGGCCCCTTTGACTACCTTGCCCAAGGTACTCTCTACCCGGACGTGATTGAATCAGCCGACACGAACGTCGATCCCAAAAGTGGCGAACGGGTGGCAGTGAAAATTAAGAGTCATCACAACGTCGGCGGCTTGCCCAAAGACTTGCGCTTCAAGTTGATCGAACCTTTACGAAAATTGTTCAAAGATGAAGTGCGAAAAGTCGGTCGCTCGATTGGATTGCCAGAGGAAATTGTACAACGGCAACCCTTCCCTGGTCCCGGACTGGCGATTCGCATTTTAGGCGAAGTGACGGCAGAACGGTTAAATATCCTGCGGGATGCTGACTTAATTGTTCGTCAGGAAATTAATCGCCAGGGGATGTACCACGACTTCTGGCAAGCTTTTGCCGTGTTGCTGCCGATCCGCAGCGTAGGCGTAATGGGCGATCAGCGCACCTACGCTTACCCGATTGTCTTGCGCTTTGTTTCTAGCGAAGATGGCATGACGGCAGACTGGGCGCGTGTTCCCTACGATTTGTTGGAAACGATTTCCACCCGAATTGTGAATGAAGTTCGGGGTGTGAATCGAGTGGTTTACGATATTACTTCTAAGCCACCTGGAACTATCGAGTGGGAATAATAAAGTAGTAAGAATTTTTAACGCAAAGGTACCCAAAGGTTAGCGCCAAGGTACGCAAAGTTTAAGAGACGGAGTGAAAGCTCTGTCTCTTTTTGGCTTGAAAGAGCGGTTCAACTGGATTTTGAAATAAATTATGTTTTCTTTAACTTTTGTGGAAAACTCGTAAAATTCTGTGGAAAAGTCCCCTCATCTGTGGAAAACTACCTAGATTTTGATTCTGCTTCGTAGGTAATTTGATCGGAT
This genomic window contains:
- the guaA gene encoding glutamine-hydrolyzing GMP synthase, coding for MIVILDFGSQYSELIARRIRETQVYSEVLSYRTTAEQLRQLNPKGIIFSGGPSSVYDTGAPHCDPEIWNLGIPVLGVCYGMQIMVQQLGGEVTKADRGEYGKASLLIDDPTDLLTNVEDGTTMWMSHGDSVTKMPSGFEVLAHTINTPAAAIAHHEKKLYGVQFHPEVVHSIGGIALIRNFVYHICDCEPTWTTAAFVEESIREIRAKVGDKRVLLALSGGVDSSTLAFLLHKAIGDQLTCVFIDQGFMRKYEPERLVKLFHEQFHISVEYVQARDRFLNQIEGISDPEEKRRRIGHEFIRVFEEESRRLGPFDYLAQGTLYPDVIESADTNVDPKSGERVAVKIKSHHNVGGLPKDLRFKLIEPLRKLFKDEVRKVGRSIGLPEEIVQRQPFPGPGLAIRILGEVTAERLNILRDADLIVRQEINRQGMYHDFWQAFAVLLPIRSVGVMGDQRTYAYPIVLRFVSSEDGMTADWARVPYDLLETISTRIVNEVRGVNRVVYDITSKPPGTIEWE